A window of the Phycicoccus sp. M110.8 genome harbors these coding sequences:
- a CDS encoding deoxyribonuclease IV, producing the protein MAATTVRMGAHVDSTDPVAAAQERGAGLSQFFLGNPQSYKGPVVEYAGGAAALREAAEAAGVDLYVHAPYLINVASTNNRIRIPSRKLLQQFIDAAAEVGAKGLIVHGGHVESEADVEKGFDNWRKAVDATDLKVPLLLENTAGGDNAMARTLDRIARTWEAISAAEGAENVGFCLDTCHAHAGGIPLATAAEQVRAITGRIDLVHCNDSRDEFDSGADRHTNLGEGLIDPDELVAAVRSAGSPVVIETRGGLEGQIADLDWLRERL; encoded by the coding sequence ATGGCAGCCACGACCGTCCGCATGGGAGCCCACGTCGACTCGACCGACCCGGTCGCCGCCGCCCAGGAGCGCGGAGCTGGGCTCAGCCAGTTCTTCCTCGGCAACCCGCAGAGCTACAAGGGCCCGGTCGTGGAGTATGCCGGGGGCGCAGCTGCCCTGCGCGAGGCCGCCGAGGCGGCCGGCGTCGACCTCTACGTCCACGCCCCCTACCTGATCAACGTCGCCTCGACGAACAACCGCATCCGCATCCCGAGCCGCAAGCTGCTCCAGCAGTTCATCGACGCCGCGGCCGAGGTCGGCGCCAAGGGCCTCATCGTCCACGGCGGCCACGTCGAGTCCGAGGCCGACGTCGAGAAGGGCTTCGACAACTGGCGCAAGGCGGTCGACGCCACGGACCTCAAGGTGCCGCTGCTGCTGGAGAACACCGCCGGCGGCGACAACGCCATGGCGCGCACGCTCGACCGCATCGCCCGCACCTGGGAGGCGATCTCCGCGGCCGAGGGCGCGGAGAACGTCGGGTTCTGCCTCGACACCTGCCACGCGCACGCGGGCGGCATACCCCTGGCCACGGCCGCCGAGCAGGTCCGCGCGATCACCGGCCGCATCGACCTCGTGCACTGCAACGACAGCCGCGACGAGTTCGACTCCGGTGCCGACCGCCACACCAACCTCGGCGAGGGCCTCATCGACCCCGACGAGCTCGTGGCCGCCGTGCGCTCGGCCGGGTCGCCCGTGGTCATCGAGACCCGCGGCGGCCTCGAAGGACAGATCGCCGACCTCGACTGGCTGCGCGAGCGCCTCTAA
- a CDS encoding MBL fold metallo-hydrolase produces the protein MAKSATVQLAPGVWRIPLVGDYVNGFILRDDDGQVTLVDMGVKQSGPKVLAALASIGSGPSDVTRLLLTHAHPDHAGGAAHVAEATGLDFGIHEDDAMYARAGKSPQRDPCIALGRLMNRLGGGKFDAVRVGETFTDGQVVPVAGGLEVVHTPGHSPGHAAYLHRSSGVLITGDSIFNVRGLRWPIKSFCTSFRLTQQTAQRLADLEYTTAAFTHGPEIRLTAREEIRGFLAKQPVPQD, from the coding sequence ATGGCGAAGTCGGCGACCGTCCAGCTCGCGCCCGGTGTGTGGCGCATCCCCCTCGTCGGGGACTACGTGAACGGCTTCATCCTGCGCGACGACGACGGCCAGGTGACGCTCGTCGACATGGGCGTCAAGCAGTCCGGCCCGAAGGTGCTCGCCGCGCTCGCCTCGATCGGCTCGGGTCCTTCCGACGTGACCCGGCTGCTGCTCACCCATGCCCACCCCGACCACGCCGGCGGTGCGGCGCACGTGGCGGAGGCGACCGGGCTGGACTTCGGCATCCACGAGGACGACGCCATGTATGCGCGGGCCGGGAAGTCGCCGCAGCGCGACCCGTGCATCGCGCTCGGCCGCCTGATGAACCGCCTCGGGGGAGGGAAGTTCGACGCCGTTCGCGTTGGCGAGACGTTCACCGACGGCCAGGTCGTCCCCGTCGCGGGCGGGCTCGAGGTCGTGCACACGCCGGGGCACTCGCCCGGCCACGCGGCATACCTGCACCGCTCGTCGGGGGTGCTGATCACGGGTGACTCGATCTTCAACGTGCGCGGGCTGCGGTGGCCGATCAAGTCGTTCTGCACGAGCTTTCGCCTGACCCAGCAGACCGCGCAACGGCTGGCCGACCTGGAGTACACGACGGCGGCGTTCACGCACGGGCCGGAGATCCGGCTCACCGCCCGCGAGGAGATCCGCGGCTTCCTGGCCAAGCAGCCGGTGCCGCAGGACTGA
- a CDS encoding ASCH domain-containing protein, producing MNEPVPIDHAAGAAMFAAYREATPGLPPEDDLVVACFGDSPELADELIAFVVDGPKRATAGLVAGYAADSEALPRIGSHWVACDGSGRPRAVLRATELRVGPLHSVDEQFAWDEGEYDRTLATWLDGHRTFFRRECERIGVEFSDDLEVCFERFRVVWPPALAD from the coding sequence ATGAACGAGCCCGTCCCGATCGACCACGCCGCGGGTGCGGCGATGTTCGCGGCATACCGCGAGGCGACACCCGGCCTGCCACCGGAGGACGACCTCGTCGTGGCCTGCTTCGGCGACAGCCCCGAGCTGGCGGACGAGCTCATCGCCTTCGTCGTCGACGGCCCCAAGCGCGCGACGGCCGGGCTGGTGGCCGGGTATGCCGCGGACTCCGAGGCGCTGCCGCGCATCGGCTCGCACTGGGTGGCCTGCGACGGGAGCGGGCGTCCGCGCGCCGTCCTGCGGGCCACCGAGCTGCGGGTCGGGCCGCTGCACAGCGTCGACGAGCAGTTCGCGTGGGACGAGGGCGAGTACGACCGGACCCTGGCGACCTGGCTCGACGGGCACCGCACCTTCTTCCGGCGGGAGTGCGAGCGGATCGGGGTCGAGTTCTCCGACGACCTCGAGGTCTGCTTCGAGCGGTTCCGGGTCGTCTGGCCGCCCGCCCTGGCCGACTGA
- a CDS encoding MBL fold metallo-hydrolase — MRLTVVGCSGSFAGPESPASSYLVQAEHEGRTWSIVLDLGNGALGHLQRHVDPADLDAVFISHLHPDHCVDVTGLYVTRKYRPSGPVPGQLPIHAPTGAGERFALMYHGLEHGGMTAEFAVHELSDTLVTTVGPFTVTSHRVNHPVEAYGFRVEADGAVLAYTGDTDACDALTPLLTGAHLALADSAFVDDRDTATGIHLSGSRAAAAAVEAGGVKRLVLTHIPAWNDPEVCRAQAAAVWDGPLEVATSGAVWEL; from the coding sequence GTGAGGCTCACGGTCGTCGGCTGCTCCGGCTCCTTCGCCGGCCCCGAGTCGCCCGCCTCCTCCTACCTCGTGCAGGCCGAGCACGAGGGCCGCACCTGGTCGATCGTCCTCGACCTCGGCAACGGCGCCCTCGGGCACCTGCAGCGCCACGTCGACCCGGCCGACCTCGACGCCGTCTTCATCAGCCACCTGCACCCCGACCACTGCGTCGACGTCACCGGCCTCTACGTCACCCGCAAGTACCGCCCGTCCGGCCCGGTGCCGGGACAGCTGCCCATCCACGCGCCGACGGGGGCGGGGGAGCGGTTCGCGCTGATGTACCACGGCCTCGAGCACGGCGGCATGACGGCCGAGTTCGCCGTGCACGAGCTGTCCGACACGCTCGTCACCACGGTCGGGCCGTTCACGGTCACGTCCCACCGGGTCAACCACCCGGTCGAGGCCTACGGCTTCCGGGTCGAGGCCGACGGTGCAGTGCTCGCCTACACCGGCGACACCGACGCCTGCGACGCGCTCACCCCGCTGCTGACGGGTGCCCACCTCGCCCTTGCCGACAGCGCCTTCGTCGACGACCGCGACACCGCGACGGGGATCCACCTGTCCGGCAGCCGGGCCGCTGCCGCAGCGGTCGAGGCCGGGGGCGTCAAGCGGCTGGTGCTGACACACATCCCCGCCTGGAACGACCCCGAGGTGTGCCGGGCGCAGGCGGCGGCGGTCTGGGACGGCCCGCTCGAGGTCGCCACCTCCGGTGCTGTCTGGGAGCTCTGA
- the murI gene encoding glutamate racemase, with product MADAPIGIFDSGYGGLTVARAVLDQLPHETVAYFGDTARAPYGPRPIAETREYALECLDRLVDHGVKVLVIACNTASAAVLHDARERYEVPVVEVIRPAVRRAARATRNHRVGVISTKGTHQSGAYLDAFAAAPHLDVTSVACPRFVEFVEAGVTSGPEVIATAREYLAPLVERDVDTLVLGCTHYPLLTGAISYVMGDGVTLVSSADETAKDVYRVLADRDALRPADLPPPSHGFTTTGDAEEFRVLARRFLGPEVGDVYGGSVVRHSAVVTR from the coding sequence GTGGCTGATGCACCCATCGGGATCTTCGACTCGGGCTACGGCGGGCTGACCGTCGCCCGGGCCGTGCTCGACCAGCTGCCGCACGAGACCGTCGCCTACTTCGGTGACACCGCCCGCGCGCCCTACGGCCCGCGGCCCATCGCCGAGACCCGCGAGTACGCGCTGGAGTGCCTCGACCGGCTCGTCGACCACGGGGTCAAGGTCCTCGTCATCGCGTGCAACACCGCGAGCGCGGCCGTCCTGCACGACGCCCGCGAGCGGTACGAGGTCCCGGTCGTCGAGGTCATCCGGCCTGCGGTGAGGCGCGCCGCCCGCGCCACCCGCAACCACCGGGTCGGCGTGATCTCGACGAAGGGCACCCACCAGTCCGGCGCCTACCTCGACGCCTTCGCCGCCGCGCCGCACCTCGACGTGACGAGCGTGGCGTGCCCGCGGTTCGTCGAGTTCGTCGAGGCGGGCGTGACGAGCGGCCCGGAAGTGATCGCCACGGCGCGCGAGTACCTGGCCCCCCTCGTCGAGCGGGACGTCGACACCCTGGTCCTGGGCTGCACGCACTACCCGCTGCTGACGGGTGCGATCTCCTACGTCATGGGCGACGGCGTCACCCTCGTGTCGTCCGCCGACGAGACCGCCAAGGACGTCTACCGGGTGCTCGCCGACCGCGACGCGCTGCGGCCGGCCGACCTGCCGCCGCCCAGCCACGGCTTCACGACCACCGGCGACGCCGAGGAGTTCCGGGTGCTCGCGCGCCGCTTCCTCGGGCCGGAGGTCGGCGACGTCTACGGCGGCTCGGTCGTCCGGCACTCCGCGGTGGTGACCCGGTGA
- a CDS encoding DUF2017 domain-containing protein, with product MARGFKRRDGRYAAKLDAVERGLVVGLMEQVLELIAPAKPDPAPGAGREAGDPADGPDEFDQIVAGLGGIGMGVSLSAEDQVPELGGSVPQPRDPALDRIFPTANRQDEQVAAEFRRLTEDGLRSRKAANLSTAIAALSGFEDQKISLDQQEALALLVALTDVRLVLGERLELRADEDFDLLEEKSRSLPGDDPAVYALAVYDFLTWLQETLAHALTP from the coding sequence GTGGCCCGGGGTTTCAAGCGCCGTGACGGCCGGTATGCCGCGAAGCTCGACGCCGTCGAGCGCGGGCTGGTCGTCGGGCTGATGGAGCAGGTGCTCGAGCTCATCGCCCCGGCGAAGCCCGACCCGGCCCCCGGGGCGGGGCGGGAGGCGGGTGACCCGGCCGACGGGCCGGACGAGTTCGACCAGATCGTGGCCGGGCTCGGCGGCATCGGCATGGGCGTCTCGCTGTCGGCCGAGGACCAGGTGCCCGAGCTCGGCGGGTCCGTGCCGCAGCCGCGCGACCCCGCCCTCGACCGGATCTTTCCGACCGCGAACCGGCAGGACGAGCAGGTGGCGGCGGAGTTCCGGCGCCTGACCGAGGACGGCCTGCGCTCGCGCAAGGCGGCCAACCTGTCGACGGCGATCGCCGCGCTGTCCGGGTTCGAGGACCAGAAGATCAGCCTCGACCAGCAGGAGGCGCTCGCGCTGCTCGTCGCGCTCACCGACGTCCGGCTGGTGCTGGGCGAGCGGCTGGAGCTGCGCGCCGACGAGGACTTCGACCTGCTCGAGGAGAAGTCCCGCAGCCTGCCGGGCGACGACCCGGCCGTGTACGCGCTCGCGGTCTACGACTTCCTCACCTGGCTGCAGGAGACCCTCGCGCACGCGCTGACGCCCTGA
- the clpS gene encoding ATP-dependent Clp protease adapter ClpS, translating into MSIAPVEQQSASTDEVAEVDVPWITLVWNDPVNLMSYVTFVFQSYFGYPKAKAERLMMDVHVKGRAVVSTGTREKMETDTEALQGYGLWATFQKDS; encoded by the coding sequence GTGTCCATCGCCCCCGTCGAGCAGCAGAGCGCCTCGACCGACGAGGTGGCCGAGGTCGACGTCCCCTGGATCACCCTGGTGTGGAACGACCCGGTGAACCTCATGTCGTACGTGACGTTCGTCTTCCAGTCCTACTTCGGCTACCCCAAGGCCAAGGCCGAGCGGCTGATGATGGACGTCCACGTCAAGGGCCGCGCCGTCGTCTCGACCGGCACGCGGGAGAAGATGGAGACCGACACCGAGGCGCTGCAGGGCTACGGGCTCTGGGCGACCTTCCAGAAGGACTCCTGA
- a CDS encoding nicotinate phosphoribosyltransferase: MTSRTPGSAPAPRPSSALLTDHYELTMVEAALRSGAASRRCVFEVFARRLPDGRRYGVVAGTGRLLEAIEAFRFGEAELEWLGGVVDADTLAFLADFRFDGDVWGYAEGECYFPGSPVLVVEADFAHAVVLETVVLSILNHDSAVASAASRMTAAAGQRPCIEMGSRRTHEEAAVAAARAAYVAGFASTSNLEAGRRYGVPTGGTAAHAFTLLHDDERAAFAAQIASLGKATTLLVDTYDVTRAVETAVELAGPGLGAVRIDSGDLLAQAREVRAQLDRLGATDTQVVVTSDLDEYAIAALGAAPVDRYGVGTSLVTGSGAPTAGMVYKLVAREDASGELVGVAKKSKDKASVGGRKYALRRRNPRGVAEAEVIGIGERPVDDGDDRELLVPLMHRGEVVDGPHSGLDAARARHRESRAELPPAALRLQRGEPAIPTVYED, encoded by the coding sequence GTGACCTCCCGAACACCCGGCAGCGCACCGGCTCCCCGCCCCAGCAGCGCCCTGCTCACGGACCACTACGAGCTCACGATGGTCGAGGCGGCCCTGCGCTCCGGGGCGGCATCGCGGCGGTGCGTCTTCGAGGTCTTCGCGCGCCGCCTGCCGGACGGCCGCCGCTACGGCGTCGTCGCCGGCACGGGCCGGTTGCTCGAGGCGATCGAGGCGTTCCGGTTCGGCGAGGCCGAGCTCGAGTGGCTGGGCGGCGTCGTCGACGCGGACACCCTCGCCTTCCTCGCGGACTTCCGCTTCGACGGCGACGTGTGGGGGTATGCCGAGGGCGAGTGCTACTTCCCCGGGTCGCCGGTGCTCGTGGTCGAGGCCGACTTCGCGCACGCCGTCGTGCTCGAGACCGTCGTGCTCAGCATCCTCAACCACGACAGCGCGGTCGCCTCGGCGGCCTCACGGATGACCGCCGCGGCCGGGCAGCGGCCCTGCATCGAGATGGGGTCGCGGCGCACGCACGAGGAGGCGGCGGTCGCCGCCGCGCGCGCGGCATACGTCGCAGGCTTCGCCTCCACCTCGAACCTGGAGGCGGGCCGGCGGTACGGCGTCCCGACCGGCGGCACCGCGGCCCACGCGTTCACGCTGCTGCACGACGACGAGCGCGCCGCGTTCGCCGCGCAGATCGCCTCGCTCGGGAAGGCGACGACCCTGCTCGTCGACACGTACGACGTCACGCGGGCGGTGGAGACCGCGGTCGAGCTGGCCGGCCCCGGCCTCGGTGCCGTGCGGATCGACTCGGGCGACCTGCTCGCGCAGGCGCGCGAGGTGCGCGCCCAGCTCGACCGGCTCGGCGCCACCGACACCCAGGTCGTCGTCACCTCGGACCTCGACGAGTACGCCATCGCGGCCCTGGGCGCCGCGCCCGTCGACCGGTACGGCGTCGGCACCTCGCTCGTCACCGGGTCCGGGGCGCCGACCGCCGGGATGGTCTACAAGCTCGTCGCGCGGGAGGACGCGAGCGGCGAGCTCGTCGGCGTGGCCAAGAAGAGCAAGGACAAGGCGTCGGTCGGTGGCCGCAAGTACGCCCTGCGCCGCCGCAACCCGCGCGGCGTCGCGGAGGCCGAGGTGATCGGCATCGGCGAGCGCCCGGTGGACGACGGTGACGACCGCGAGCTGCTGGTCCCGCTGATGCACCGCGGGGAGGTCGTCGACGGTCCGCACTCCGGCCTCGACGCTGCGCGGGCCCGGCACCGTGAGTCCCGCGCCGAGCTGCCGCCCGCGGCACTGCGCCTGCAGCGGGGCGAGCCGGCGATCCCGACCGTCTACGAGGACTGA